A window of the Desulfobacteraceae bacterium genome harbors these coding sequences:
- a CDS encoding zinc ribbon domain-containing protein gives MPLYEFKCQECSQIFELLVMNREQDVEMKCPHCGSEAFERVLSTTHYAMGGGGASATGDRPSVQTRTCSSGSCTTYDIPGPA, from the coding sequence ATGCCCCTTTACGAATTCAAGTGCCAGGAATGCAGCCAAATATTCGAGCTTCTGGTCATGAACCGGGAACAAGACGTCGAAATGAAGTGCCCTCATTGCGGCTCCGAGGCCTTTGAACGCGTTCTCAGCACCACCCATTACGCCATGGGCGGCGGCGGCGCTTCGGCGACCGGCGACCGGCCTTCGGTTCAGACGCGTACCTGCTCCAGCGGCTCCTGCACCACCTACGATATTCCCGGTCCGGCCTGA
- a CDS encoding radical SAM protein — translation MATRQPVYINTYKQGALKAKVRAAWKKMRSCTLCPRRCKVDRLAGQTGICRTGRVAVVASFGPHYGEEAPLVGRYGSGTIFFSGCSLLCSFCQNFDISRGQAGDPASVAQLAAMMLALQQEGCHNINFVTPSHVVPQILAAVAAAVPKGLRIPLIYNTSGYDRVQTLELLDGVVDIYMPDFKFWDPEVAHAVCRARDYPAVARAALKEMHRQVGELRMDSDGLAYRGVLVRHLVMPHGLAGTPAVMAFIAGEISPATYLNIMTQYRPCGRAFEDPLLADMPTRADFAHAFEAARSAGLTRLDRPRRVWGLF, via the coding sequence ATGGCGACCCGCCAGCCGGTTTACATCAACACCTACAAGCAGGGGGCGCTGAAGGCCAAGGTCAGGGCGGCCTGGAAAAAAATGCGCTCCTGCACCCTCTGTCCGCGGCGCTGCAAGGTCGACCGGTTGGCTGGGCAGACCGGGATCTGCAGAACCGGGCGGGTGGCCGTTGTGGCCAGCTTCGGCCCCCACTATGGCGAGGAGGCGCCGCTGGTAGGGCGCTACGGGTCAGGCACGATTTTTTTCAGTGGCTGCAGCCTGCTGTGCAGCTTCTGCCAGAATTTCGATATCAGCCGCGGGCAAGCGGGGGACCCCGCCAGCGTGGCCCAGCTGGCCGCCATGATGCTGGCCCTGCAGCAGGAGGGGTGCCACAATATCAATTTCGTCACCCCGTCCCACGTGGTTCCCCAAATTCTGGCGGCGGTGGCAGCGGCCGTTCCCAAGGGCCTCAGGATCCCGCTGATATACAACACCAGCGGCTATGACCGGGTGCAAACCCTGGAGTTGTTGGACGGGGTCGTCGATATCTATATGCCGGACTTCAAGTTTTGGGACCCCGAGGTGGCGCACGCCGTCTGCCGCGCCAGGGATTACCCGGCAGTTGCACGCGCGGCGTTGAAGGAAATGCATCGCCAGGTGGGCGAGCTGCGGATGGATTCCGATGGCCTGGCCTACCGGGGGGTGCTGGTGCGGCATCTGGTGATGCCCCACGGCCTGGCCGGTACCCCCGCGGTCATGGCCTTTATTGCCGGGGAAATATCCCCTGCCACGTACCTCAACATCATGACCCAATATCGGCCCTGCGGCCGGGCGTTCGAGGACCCGTTGCTGGCGGACATGCCGACCCGTGCCGATTTCGCGCACGCCTTCGAAGCCGCCCGATCGGCCGGCTTGACCAGGCTGGACAGGCCCCGCCGGGTATGGGGTCTTTTCTGA